The Desulfobulbaceae bacterium genome has a segment encoding these proteins:
- a CDS encoding tRNA pseudouridine synthase A: MAKRGEGLRDGGGQRFRVVLEFDGTAYRGWQKQGEKSVRTVQGVILERAVELFAGGKVDLQGNGRTDAGVHALEYTAHLEVVTRLSPDEIKDALNRLLPRDIAILELVPADSRFHARHHCVGRSYLYQIAEEPRAFFRRYVWDLDAALDLSLMQQTATLFVGMHDCAAFAEKQELKKSTLVLIKALRLERVAGMLLVRVVASHFLWHLVRRLVGTMA, translated from the coding sequence ATGGCCAAGAGGGGTGAAGGTCTAAGGGACGGCGGCGGGCAGAGGTTCCGGGTGGTCCTTGAATTTGATGGCACGGCGTATCGTGGTTGGCAGAAGCAGGGGGAGAAGTCGGTGCGAACGGTGCAGGGGGTGATCCTGGAACGGGCTGTCGAACTCTTTGCCGGGGGGAAGGTCGATCTTCAGGGCAATGGCCGGACCGATGCCGGGGTTCATGCCCTGGAGTATACCGCTCACCTTGAGGTTGTGACGCGCCTGTCGCCTGATGAGATTAAGGACGCACTTAATCGTTTACTGCCCAGGGATATCGCTATTCTCGAGCTGGTCCCGGCAGACTCACGATTCCACGCCCGGCACCACTGTGTGGGGCGAAGTTATCTCTATCAGATAGCCGAGGAGCCGCGCGCTTTTTTTCGGAGATATGTCTGGGATCTTGATGCAGCGCTTGATTTGTCCTTGATGCAGCAGACGGCCACGCTCTTTGTTGGGATGCATGATTGCGCCGCTTTTGCCGAAAAGCAGGAGTTGAAAAAGTCAACCTTGGTTCTGATCAAGGCCCTTCGTTTGGAGCGGGTGGCTGGAATGCTCCTGGTGCGGGTGGTGGCGTCTCATTTTCTGTGGCACTTGGTGCGACGGTTGGTCGGTACCATGGC
- a CDS encoding DUF2156 domain-containing protein, giving the protein MTCIFTRISISDYQRLFPFFVGQPYELCEYSLPGILAWSSASFYPCAAVVGARLILGAEYPGHPEYRHLLLPLGSVSEPTPRELAVVAAEAGYPGYWFVPQGYLDRYGFEEVAQFFAVVEQSGYHDYVYRVSDLAELKGNRYAKKRNLIKQFKQVHSQERLIFEPITIINTRQCIAFLEEWCEQEGCFQQSDSSLECEMEAAVNMLELVPRTAVRGLALRIDGVISALALASPLTEGMVVLQFQKACKTIKGLYQFFDRECARTLCQGFTWVNKESDMGRQGLAQAKRSYYPERMIRSYELRLHSV; this is encoded by the coding sequence ATGACTTGTATTTTTACCCGGATATCCATTAGCGATTACCAGCGGTTGTTCCCTTTTTTTGTTGGACAGCCCTACGAGTTATGTGAATACAGCCTTCCCGGCATCCTGGCTTGGTCGAGCGCCTCTTTTTATCCTTGTGCTGCTGTTGTCGGTGCTCGGCTCATTCTTGGGGCCGAATATCCCGGTCATCCTGAATATCGGCATCTGCTCTTGCCGTTGGGCAGTGTGAGTGAGCCTACTCCACGGGAATTGGCAGTGGTTGCCGCAGAGGCCGGCTATCCGGGATACTGGTTTGTCCCTCAGGGCTACCTTGATCGTTACGGCTTTGAGGAGGTGGCGCAATTTTTTGCGGTCGTTGAGCAGTCTGGATACCATGACTATGTGTATCGGGTCAGCGATCTTGCCGAGTTGAAGGGGAATCGGTATGCCAAAAAGAGGAATTTGATCAAGCAGTTTAAGCAGGTCCACTCTCAGGAGAGGCTCATCTTTGAGCCGATTACCATTATCAATACCCGTCAATGCATCGCCTTTCTTGAAGAGTGGTGTGAACAGGAGGGCTGTTTTCAGCAGAGTGATTCGAGCCTTGAGTGTGAGATGGAGGCAGCTGTCAATATGTTGGAGCTGGTTCCGCGCACGGCGGTTCGGGGACTTGCCTTGCGCATCGATGGGGTTATCAGCGCCTTGGCTCTGGCTTCACCTCTGACAGAAGGAATGGTTGTGCTGCAATTCCAGAAGGCCTGCAAAACCATCAAGGGATTGTATCAGTTCTTCGACCGGGAGTGCGCGCGGACGCTTTGCCAAGGATTTACCTGGGTGAACAAAGAGAGTGATATGGGACGGCAAGGTCTTGCTCAGGCTAAACGCTCCTACTACCCGGAACGGATGATCCGGTCGTATGAGTTACGGTTGCATTCTGTTTGA
- a CDS encoding GNAT family N-acetyltransferase — protein sequence MSEVQIIFLVEPSTDQLRAIVGLYRQAGWWPEAEVEDYQRLTRLVKQSHCFAAAIVDGELIGMGRAISDGVSDAYVQDVTVDLFWRGQGIGSRIVRRIVERLKQDGLGWIGLIAERGSSPFYEQFGFMEMVNSQPMLLTLS from the coding sequence ATGAGCGAAGTTCAGATTATTTTTCTTGTCGAACCGTCTACTGACCAACTCCGGGCTATTGTCGGACTTTATCGGCAGGCTGGGTGGTGGCCGGAAGCCGAGGTCGAGGATTACCAACGGCTGACCCGGTTGGTCAAGCAAAGCCATTGTTTTGCCGCCGCCATCGTTGATGGGGAGTTAATTGGTATGGGGCGGGCGATCAGCGACGGGGTCAGTGACGCCTATGTTCAGGACGTGACGGTTGATCTCTTCTGGCGTGGGCAGGGTATCGGCTCTCGTATTGTTCGCCGGATTGTTGAACGACTCAAACAGGATGGCTTGGGCTGGATCGGTCTGATCGCTGAGCGTGGTTCCTCGCCATTTTATGAACAGTTCGGTTTTATGGAGATGGTTAATTCCCAGCCTATGCTGTTGACATTATCATGA